The following are encoded in a window of Nocardioides houyundeii genomic DNA:
- a CDS encoding DUF1015 family protein, translating into MHTRDGDTELSQELESVPPSPARPARLHPFRGLRLAPAKVADPSAARALARPYREVARRLASWQSEGLMELDDVPALYLHEYTVHGITIRGLVGALDLSTRATTLEDSAVLPHEDIHSAQAGDLASRMYEMGLDPAPILLVHRGPTQIRTLIRDTAATLPDHEFRDGAGQEHRVWRLRDARQLETIAHGLADSTLLIADGHHRYAAYLELQEARYPGWDRGLAMVVDQEDTPLFLGAIHRVLHQVRLDAVAQAAAATGRVTRNGDRMSALAKLGPRSVVATDGESWLSIEWSVDSEQLSPLEHLHGDVLPRLRSRAGHSASGDASSPRLSYHHSVDSALEGLHGKHVAVLLPAPDFELVNRTVQRGRLLPEKATSFQPKPSLGVIMRPVPHTGA; encoded by the coding sequence ATGCACACCCGCGACGGGGACACGGAGCTTTCCCAGGAACTGGAGAGCGTCCCGCCCTCGCCCGCCCGGCCGGCGCGGCTGCACCCTTTCCGGGGACTGCGTCTCGCCCCGGCGAAGGTGGCCGACCCGTCCGCGGCACGTGCCCTGGCGCGACCCTATCGCGAGGTGGCCCGGCGACTGGCGAGCTGGCAGTCCGAGGGCCTCATGGAGCTCGACGACGTCCCTGCCCTGTACCTGCACGAGTACACCGTGCACGGCATCACCATTCGCGGGCTCGTGGGGGCTCTCGACCTCAGCACCAGGGCGACGACGCTGGAGGACAGCGCCGTCCTGCCCCACGAGGACATCCACTCCGCCCAGGCCGGTGACCTGGCCTCCCGGATGTATGAGATGGGGCTCGATCCGGCCCCGATCCTGCTGGTCCATCGAGGACCCACCCAGATCAGGACCCTGATCCGGGACACTGCTGCCACCCTGCCGGACCACGAGTTCCGTGACGGTGCCGGACAGGAGCACCGGGTGTGGCGGCTCCGAGACGCCCGCCAGCTCGAGACCATCGCTCACGGACTCGCGGACAGCACCCTGCTCATCGCCGACGGCCATCATCGCTACGCCGCATACCTGGAGCTGCAGGAGGCCCGATACCCAGGGTGGGACCGCGGCCTGGCGATGGTCGTGGACCAGGAGGACACCCCCCTGTTCCTGGGAGCGATCCACCGGGTCCTGCATCAGGTCCGACTGGACGCCGTGGCTCAGGCCGCCGCTGCCACGGGACGCGTCACCCGGAACGGGGACCGGATGTCGGCCTTGGCCAAGCTGGGGCCCCGCTCGGTGGTCGCCACGGACGGCGAGTCGTGGTTGAGCATCGAGTGGAGCGTTGACTCCGAGCAGCTCTCCCCGCTGGAGCACCTGCACGGGGACGTGCTGCCGAGGCTTCGGTCCCGGGCCGGTCACAGCGCATCGGGCGACGCGTCGTCCCCCCGCTTGAGCTACCACCACTCGGTGGACAGCGCCCTCGAGGGGCTCCACGGCAAGCACGTGGCCGTCCTGCTGCCGGCCCCCGACTTCGAGCTGGTGAACCGCACAGTGCAGCGAGGACGGCTGCTGCCGGAGAAGGCGACGTCCTTCCAGCCCAAGCCCAGCCTCGGGGTCATCATGCGCCCGGTCCCTCACACCGGAGCCTGA
- a CDS encoding HAD-IIA family hydrolase, with the protein MLQESTGPLAAQHDLFMLDLDGVVYIEGAAVPGVPEEILRLREAGCHVAFVTNNAARPAAQVAERLTGLGVAATAEDVVTSAQAAASLLRTRFGPRARVLMLGGPGLEVALRAADLEPVQDVEDDEVVALVTGYGPDVLWRHIMRSAVRIRDGLPWVASNTDATIPTSYGLAPGHGTLVRTLAEFAGVQPVVAGKPSRPLLDETVARVGGDRPIMVGDRLDTDIEGARVAGYPSLLVLTGVTGLSELVSAPESSRPTYIFPTLQGVFAPHPVPQHVSDGVELGGWHGHVDEAGALVLAGAGSEADWWRVVAVAAWEHLDATGAPAGIEQLAPQARDGWTDR; encoded by the coding sequence ATGCTGCAGGAGTCGACCGGCCCACTGGCCGCACAGCACGACCTGTTCATGCTGGACCTCGACGGCGTGGTCTACATCGAGGGAGCCGCGGTGCCCGGCGTACCGGAGGAGATCCTCCGGCTGCGCGAGGCCGGGTGCCACGTCGCCTTCGTCACCAACAACGCTGCCAGGCCTGCTGCCCAGGTGGCCGAACGTCTCACCGGGCTGGGAGTGGCCGCGACCGCGGAGGACGTGGTCACCTCGGCGCAGGCCGCCGCCTCGCTCCTGCGCACGCGCTTCGGTCCCCGGGCCCGGGTGCTGATGCTGGGTGGACCAGGCCTGGAGGTGGCCCTGCGGGCTGCGGACCTCGAGCCGGTCCAGGACGTCGAGGACGACGAGGTGGTGGCGCTGGTGACCGGCTACGGGCCGGACGTCCTGTGGCGACACATCATGCGTTCGGCAGTCCGCATCCGGGACGGACTTCCGTGGGTCGCCAGCAACACCGATGCCACCATCCCTACGTCGTACGGTCTGGCGCCGGGGCACGGCACTCTGGTGCGGACCCTGGCGGAGTTCGCCGGGGTGCAGCCGGTGGTCGCTGGCAAGCCGTCCCGTCCGTTGCTGGACGAGACCGTGGCGAGGGTCGGCGGCGACCGGCCGATCATGGTCGGTGACCGGTTGGACACCGACATCGAGGGTGCGCGGGTCGCGGGATATCCCTCCCTCCTCGTGCTGACCGGTGTCACCGGGCTCAGCGAGCTCGTCTCGGCGCCCGAGTCGTCCAGGCCGACGTACATCTTCCCGACTCTGCAGGGAGTCTTCGCGCCCCACCCGGTCCCGCAGCACGTCTCGGACGGCGTGGAGCTCGGAGGCTGGCACGGGCACGTCGACGAAGCCGGGGCGCTGGTCCTGGCGGGCGCCGGCAGCGAGGCGGACTGGTGGCGGGTGGTGGCGGTAGCGGCCTGGGAACACCTCGACGCGACAGGTGCGCCGGCCGGGATCGAGCAGCTCGCTCCACAGGCCCGCGACGGCTGGACCGACAGGTAG